One region of Ignavibacteriota bacterium genomic DNA includes:
- a CDS encoding TonB-dependent receptor, translating into MHKRMLIAILCFVFIPAALFAQTGKIAGKVMDRETGEPLIGANVKIDGTSRGATTNINGEYVILNVPIGKVTLVATYVGYQNITIRDVLVRSQETTQKDFQLPSEAYKVGEVEIIAERPLVDKNVTNSKSTVTQEDIENLPVRGVESIAALQAGVVSSGGTLFVRGSRGDATGYVVDGVVVNNPLAGGRALTVIQNSIAEVNFQAGGYSAEFGGANGGLISTTTRSGGRRLQVGFEAFTDGFYWTGWDYSKRPVTLSDVPGYYDAATGKYDLSKLNAAIPDRESALGTYSTGTSVYTMTVGGPLWGPVKFFVAGENSFARTGGINRRAINLTQMYDAALRSTAAHSLLPESERNKIGIFDPSNGQNAEKVNVSFPAAYIPNQAGQNWASNGNLTIDLSPINFRLGGSYSYSTSRGGVGIGALANERRASLNEGENYAGNLKMTHLLNNSTFYEIYLNYFGSFGITYDPDHKHNIFAYGDSIANAAFGYTYRAGDNLPLTTALFDGSFTPFGYPMTNYAKTRYNSIGGKINFVHQIGRTHEIKVGGEATKYTIRSYGIDAINLWRNIRVTPDISAEQLAVTARSNYYGYDMYGATDDTEFDGPKEPVFAAFYALDKIELEDLVINVGLRYDYINTASKQFKDPRKVLFDDNGNIDPAGMEDVPASETVSPRLGFSFPVTDQTVFYAQYGKFVQQSRLRDVYLGNSVSASNIRGGYAIQTPVGYGLKPERTTQYDFGFRQQIGEYMAFDIGAFYKDIRDQIQMQQITAAAGAQHSAYYSWVNGDFATTSGVSLKLDLRRVERMQASLDYTYSDARGTGSSPSESFYAIWQSPTETPYLPKYTMPLDFDQTHRGSVNIDYRFGKDDGPAIGGAKFLERTGLNVVFAFHSGSPYTRVDEFSFGNRRQPVESINSSHTPWVFSVDGRLDKSFSVAGLDFNVYLRVINLLNIRSATGVFSTSGAADDDGYLATEEGQSRLKGIQEAAERVARENGSANAAAEGQLFRQMYQDYYYQMNILNAGTYAGPRQIFLGLRVDF; encoded by the coding sequence ATGCACAAAAGGATGCTGATTGCCATCCTCTGTTTTGTGTTCATCCCAGCAGCGCTGTTCGCGCAGACGGGCAAAATAGCAGGAAAGGTAATGGATCGCGAGACGGGCGAACCGTTGATCGGCGCGAACGTCAAGATCGACGGCACATCGCGCGGCGCGACCACCAACATCAATGGTGAGTACGTAATTCTGAACGTACCCATCGGTAAAGTCACTCTGGTCGCCACATATGTGGGCTATCAGAATATCACCATCCGCGACGTGCTGGTTCGCAGCCAGGAAACGACGCAGAAAGATTTCCAGCTTCCGTCCGAGGCCTACAAGGTCGGCGAAGTGGAGATTATCGCCGAGCGCCCGCTCGTCGATAAAAACGTGACGAACAGCAAGAGCACCGTCACGCAGGAAGATATCGAGAACCTGCCGGTCCGCGGTGTCGAAAGCATCGCGGCCCTTCAGGCCGGTGTTGTTTCGTCTGGTGGCACACTGTTCGTCCGCGGCAGCCGCGGCGACGCGACGGGGTACGTGGTTGACGGCGTGGTTGTGAACAACCCGCTCGCCGGCGGACGCGCCCTGACCGTGATTCAGAATTCCATCGCGGAAGTAAACTTCCAGGCCGGCGGTTACTCCGCTGAATTCGGCGGCGCCAACGGCGGTCTGATCAGCACCACCACCCGTTCGGGCGGTCGTCGTCTGCAGGTCGGTTTTGAAGCGTTCACCGACGGATTTTACTGGACCGGTTGGGATTACAGCAAGCGTCCCGTGACGCTGTCTGATGTGCCCGGCTATTATGATGCCGCCACCGGTAAATACGATCTGAGCAAACTCAATGCCGCGATCCCCGATCGCGAATCAGCACTTGGCACATACAGCACTGGTACGAGCGTCTATACGATGACGGTCGGCGGCCCGCTGTGGGGCCCGGTGAAATTCTTTGTTGCCGGCGAGAATTCGTTCGCGCGCACAGGCGGTATTAACCGCCGCGCGATCAACCTCACGCAGATGTACGACGCGGCGCTTCGTAGCACCGCGGCGCACAGTCTCCTTCCGGAGTCCGAGAGGAACAAGATCGGCATCTTCGATCCGTCCAATGGCCAGAATGCCGAGAAAGTGAACGTGAGCTTCCCGGCCGCGTATATCCCGAATCAGGCGGGTCAGAACTGGGCCAGCAATGGTAACCTGACCATCGATCTCAGCCCGATCAATTTCCGTCTCGGTGGATCGTATTCTTACAGCACCAGCCGTGGTGGCGTGGGAATCGGCGCGCTGGCAAACGAGCGACGCGCTAGTCTGAATGAGGGTGAGAACTACGCGGGTAACCTCAAGATGACGCATCTCCTGAACAACAGTACGTTCTATGAAATCTACTTGAATTACTTCGGCAGCTTCGGCATCACCTACGATCCCGATCACAAGCACAACATCTTCGCGTACGGCGATTCCATTGCCAACGCCGCTTTCGGATACACGTATCGCGCGGGCGACAACCTTCCGTTGACGACCGCCCTGTTCGACGGCAGCTTCACGCCGTTCGGTTATCCGATGACCAATTACGCGAAGACCCGTTACAATTCGATCGGTGGTAAGATCAACTTCGTGCACCAGATCGGCCGTACCCACGAAATCAAGGTGGGCGGCGAGGCGACAAAGTACACGATCCGCAGCTACGGTATCGACGCCATCAACCTGTGGCGCAACATCCGCGTGACGCCCGACATTTCCGCCGAGCAGCTCGCGGTTACAGCGCGTTCCAACTACTACGGGTATGACATGTATGGCGCGACCGACGATACGGAATTCGACGGTCCGAAAGAGCCCGTGTTTGCTGCGTTCTACGCACTTGATAAAATCGAACTCGAGGACCTCGTCATCAACGTCGGTCTCCGCTACGATTATATCAACACCGCGTCGAAGCAGTTCAAGGATCCGCGCAAGGTCCTGTTTGATGACAATGGAAACATCGATCCCGCCGGCATGGAAGACGTGCCCGCCTCCGAAACAGTGAGCCCGCGTCTCGGCTTCTCGTTCCCGGTGACGGATCAGACCGTGTTTTATGCACAGTACGGCAAGTTCGTGCAGCAGTCGCGCCTCCGCGACGTGTATCTCGGCAATTCCGTGAGCGCGTCGAATATCCGCGGCGGTTACGCGATCCAGACCCCGGTCGGTTACGGCCTGAAGCCCGAGCGCACCACGCAGTACGACTTCGGTTTCCGTCAGCAGATCGGCGAATACATGGCCTTCGACATCGGCGCGTTCTACAAGGACATCCGCGATCAGATCCAGATGCAGCAGATCACCGCGGCCGCCGGCGCGCAGCATTCGGCCTACTATTCCTGGGTGAACGGCGACTTCGCCACCACCTCGGGCGTCTCCCTGAAACTCGACCTGCGTCGCGTCGAGCGCATGCAGGCCTCCCTCGATTACACGTACTCCGACGCGCGCGGCACCGGTTCCTCGCCTTCGGAATCCTTCTACGCCATCTGGCAGTCGCCGACGGAAACGCCGTACCTGCCGAAGTACACCATGCCTCTCGACTTTGACCAGACCCATCGCGGTTCGGTGAACATCGACTACCGTTTCGGCAAGGACGACGGTCCTGCAATCGGCGGCGCGAAGTTCCTTGAGCGCACGGGTTTGAACGTGGTGTTCGCATTCCACAGTGGTAGCCCCTACACGCGCGTCGACGAATTCAGCTTCGGCAACCGTCGTCAGCCTGTGGAGTCTATCAACAGCTCGCACACGCCGTGGGTGTTCTCCGTTGACGGCCGCCTCGACAAGTCGTTCTCCGTCGCCGGTCTGGATTTCAACGTGTACCTCCGCGTGATCAATCTCCTGAACATCCGCAGCGCGACAGGCGTCTTCTCGACGTCGGGCGCGGCGGACGACGACGGGTACCTCGCCACCGAGGAAGGCCAGTCGCGTCTGAAAGGCATTCAGGAAGCGGCCGAGCGCGTAGCGCGCGAGAACGGTTCCGCGAATGCCGCGGCGGAAGGTCAGCTCTTCCGTCAGATGTATCAGGACTATTACTATCAGATGAACATACTGAACGCAGGAACCTACGCCGGTCCCCGGCAGATCTTCCTCGGCCTCCGTGTGGACTTCTGA
- a CDS encoding DUF4397 domain-containing protein, with translation MQQKLLRKAGLLGVVATALGFFIAGCVDEPTPPVAPPVTSSVRFVHAVVGAPAVDIWVDSLKVYSNVSYSQNTPYKTDVKSGNRFIRLVPAGSDTASAVFRQLVSIRSFTKMTAVFVGDVTDMGLLLTQERFTYSNETKKLADTAQVKLINTYLVGSPVKMVKDAVTGPTVIGAVNAFAPSSYTNVLGGAYKFYVVTAADEEVKEVNITLTGKTRYTFILVGDLASPQVLTLEDDKD, from the coding sequence ATGCAACAAAAGCTGCTACGAAAGGCTGGGTTGCTCGGGGTCGTCGCGACTGCCCTCGGCTTTTTCATTGCAGGCTGCGTGGACGAGCCCACACCGCCGGTGGCCCCGCCCGTCACAAGTTCCGTGCGCTTCGTGCACGCGGTGGTCGGCGCACCTGCTGTGGACATCTGGGTTGACAGCCTGAAGGTCTACTCGAATGTGTCTTATTCGCAGAACACGCCGTACAAAACGGACGTCAAATCGGGTAATCGGTTCATCCGCCTCGTGCCCGCCGGCAGCGACACCGCCTCTGCCGTGTTCCGTCAACTGGTCAGCATCCGCTCATTCACGAAGATGACCGCGGTGTTTGTCGGCGATGTAACCGACATGGGACTCCTCCTGACGCAGGAACGTTTCACGTATTCCAACGAAACGAAGAAACTGGCAGACACCGCGCAGGTGAAATTAATCAACACCTACCTCGTCGGAAGCCCGGTCAAGATGGTGAAGGATGCAGTGACGGGTCCGACGGTGATTGGCGCAGTTAACGCCTTCGCACCGTCATCGTACACGAACGTGCTTGGTGGCGCGTACAAGTTTTACGTCGTCACAGCGGCCGATGAAGAAGTAAAGGAAGTGAACATTACCCTGACCGGCAAGACACGTTACACATTCATTCTTGTTGGCGACCTGGCTTCCCCCCAGGTACTGACACTGGAGGATGACAAGGACTGA
- a CDS encoding MBL fold metallo-hydrolase codes for MISRYQHSYAEVLALPRGPLDTISYIVRDPNAGAALIIDAPLASATDLRLQCTGFDTRALVLTHGHWDHTGDADELAETLGIPVYLGAEDAAMLETPDLLGYPLPYPLRAHVPERLLRENDIIECGTLRFRVLCVPGHTPGHIALHEAGLGILFAGDVLFRGGIGRSDLPGGSYDQLLESIVEVLLPLPDETTVYPGHGPFTTIGSERRDNPFISDYLDHFG; via the coding sequence ATGATTTCCCGCTACCAGCATTCATACGCCGAAGTACTCGCTCTCCCGCGTGGTCCTCTCGACACCATTTCTTACATCGTACGCGATCCGAACGCCGGCGCCGCTCTTATCATCGACGCTCCGCTCGCGAGCGCCACGGACCTCCGTCTGCAGTGCACCGGATTCGACACTCGGGCGTTGGTCTTGACCCACGGTCATTGGGACCACACGGGTGACGCCGACGAACTCGCCGAAACTCTTGGAATCCCCGTGTATTTAGGCGCGGAAGACGCCGCGATGCTGGAGACGCCGGACTTGCTCGGCTACCCGCTTCCATACCCGCTCCGCGCACATGTTCCGGAGCGACTCCTGCGGGAAAACGACATCATCGAATGCGGCACGCTGCGTTTTCGCGTGTTGTGCGTGCCTGGTCACACTCCCGGACATATTGCGCTCCACGAAGCGGGGCTGGGGATACTCTTCGCGGGCGACGTTCTGTTCCGCGGAGGCATCGGCCGAAGCGATCTCCCCGGCGGATCATACGACCAACTTCTGGAATCCATCGTCGAGGTTTTGCTGCCATTGCCGGACGAGACCACCGTGTATCCGGGTCACGGTCCGTTCACAACTATTGGCAGCGAGCGTCGAGATAATCCTTTCATCTCGGACTACCTCGATCACTTTGGATAA
- a CDS encoding TIGR03790 family protein: MNRTTLFALLTLCALAYATVRAQGYSDVLVVVNSNSTISQDVATYFKTQRSIPTQNICSISMPTTEEIDSTTYAGILQQIKVYMQSNSLTTSIKYIVTTQGVPLKVRRSSGVFSLQSNAGSFDSDLCLLNSSLEAQIGKNGPVSNPYGFANAHFTRSSTYSNVYLVTRLAGYSYSDIVGLIDRARQPYKSAGTFVFDIDITRGSALLNQNMITARNLLRNRGYNTYLDSTTTFVTNQTNVLGYVSWGSNDANWSSYTSEAKPCFNWSAKALGDTYVSSSGRSFADSTFVEPTIGWQSMVADLIHEQGVTGTKGYVWEPYSGAMTRVDYLYERWTNAQSYNLAETYYMASAYMGWMDVIIGDPKATFAGDGHMPVELVSFSGALRGGEIVLSWKTATESNNHGFDVQKRVGGVWKSLGFVQGMGTVSTPQYYRFNDRDVRGDNTYRLMQIDRDGTVSSSAVINVAGQVQNGFVLTQNYPNPCMNTTSVAYTLPEEGAVSISVYSVTGQEIARLVPGETRGTGTHVAFWNGTDLSGAPVAAGRYIYRMQVTRGEDQIFAESKILTVVR, translated from the coding sequence ATGAACAGAACGACACTCTTCGCCCTCCTGACCCTTTGCGCTCTTGCTTATGCAACCGTTCGTGCGCAAGGATATTCCGATGTACTTGTGGTGGTGAATTCCAACAGCACGATCTCACAGGATGTCGCAACATATTTCAAGACACAGCGCTCGATACCGACACAGAACATCTGTTCGATATCGATGCCAACAACCGAGGAAATCGATTCCACCACGTATGCTGGCATTCTGCAGCAGATCAAAGTCTACATGCAGTCGAACAGCTTGACCACGTCCATCAAGTACATCGTGACGACACAGGGCGTGCCTTTGAAGGTGCGTCGGTCATCGGGCGTTTTCAGTCTTCAGTCCAATGCGGGATCCTTCGACAGCGATCTGTGCCTCTTGAACAGTTCCCTTGAAGCACAGATCGGGAAAAACGGTCCCGTGTCCAATCCGTACGGATTTGCAAATGCACACTTCACGAGGAGTTCCACGTACTCGAACGTGTATCTGGTCACACGACTTGCGGGTTACTCATACAGTGACATCGTCGGACTTATCGACCGCGCGCGCCAACCGTACAAATCGGCCGGTACTTTTGTGTTCGATATCGATATCACGCGTGGAAGCGCGCTCCTGAACCAGAACATGATCACTGCACGCAACCTGCTCCGCAATCGCGGATACAATACCTACCTCGATTCCACCACCACCTTCGTCACCAACCAGACGAACGTGCTCGGCTACGTCAGTTGGGGCAGCAACGACGCCAACTGGTCGTCGTACACCTCCGAAGCAAAACCGTGCTTCAACTGGTCGGCCAAGGCGCTGGGTGACACATACGTCAGCTCGAGCGGGCGCTCCTTTGCGGACTCGACTTTTGTCGAACCGACAATCGGATGGCAGTCGATGGTCGCCGACCTCATTCACGAGCAGGGCGTGACAGGCACAAAGGGATACGTGTGGGAGCCGTACAGCGGCGCCATGACGCGCGTCGATTATCTGTACGAGCGTTGGACCAACGCGCAGAGCTACAACCTTGCCGAGACCTATTACATGGCCTCCGCATACATGGGTTGGATGGACGTCATTATCGGCGATCCGAAAGCGACGTTTGCGGGTGACGGTCACATGCCCGTCGAACTGGTTTCGTTCAGCGGCGCACTGCGTGGCGGAGAAATCGTGCTTTCGTGGAAGACAGCGACTGAATCAAACAATCACGGATTCGACGTGCAGAAGCGCGTCGGCGGCGTGTGGAAGTCGCTCGGTTTCGTTCAGGGCATGGGCACTGTCAGCACCCCGCAGTATTACCGCTTCAACGACCGCGATGTCCGCGGCGACAACACCTATCGTCTCATGCAGATCGATCGTGACGGCACAGTGTCGTCGAGCGCAGTCATCAATGTCGCCGGCCAGGTGCAGAACGGATTTGTGCTGACACAGAATTATCCCAATCCCTGTATGAATACGACGTCCGTGGCATACACTCTTCCCGAGGAAGGCGCGGTTTCGATCAGCGTCTATTCCGTCACGGGGCAGGAAATAGCACGGCTGGTCCCGGGCGAGACACGCGGCACCGGCACACACGTGGCATTCTGGAATGGAACCGATCTCAGCGGAGCACCGGTTGCCGCCGGCCGCTACATCTATCGGATGCAGGTGACGCGCGGCGAGGATCAGATATTTGCCGAGAGCAAAATCCTCACCGTCGTGCGGTAA
- a CDS encoding DUF4384 domain-containing protein gives MKTIGHICVLLALALALPLAAAPPRPIPGSGMDLDVDVWTDRGEGAVYRDGDPLSIYFRASDDCHVTIYSISTEGDVRILFPRYPDDGFVYGGITYRLPEYYEVEDLRVSGPRGVEYIHAIATSRWDGLRYGVRGRSYHLGISPITGDPFVAINSINERIAHPHVIRASATTWYFVDGLVWYPRYMCGSCHHNARGFDPYNSSCGRYDVVVTHGYDYWWGYDYYPARVHLRFDGPFWRFELRGPGVRRPHRHGYLNCAWGFGNYRPHVVPIRPHTRIVRVDPRIETRRGYVRNYEPVTYRQTRSRDYGTTRSRNERIRDEVPGSGRDRDGSGVSTPGNTRDRVRSDGTTRDRVDRAGTENDRARVQDEQIRTETDRSRTNDGQLQSERERVREEQARQESARARDEQLRTERERTRAREEQTRLENERARARTEEVRIQNERAREERVREERVREERVREERAREERVREERARQERAREERAREERVREERAREERVREERARQERARAESVDVPSSRGRDESVRDRSSSPRVEAPASNTNTRTRDDGAPGGRSQRSR, from the coding sequence ATGAAAACGATCGGACATATCTGCGTACTGCTAGCTCTTGCGCTCGCCCTCCCGCTCGCGGCGGCGCCACCCCGCCCCATCCCCGGCTCGGGCATGGATCTCGACGTCGACGTCTGGACCGACCGGGGCGAGGGCGCCGTGTACCGCGACGGCGATCCTCTGTCAATCTACTTCCGCGCAAGCGACGACTGCCATGTCACCATCTATTCCATCTCGACGGAAGGTGATGTGCGCATCCTCTTCCCGCGCTATCCCGACGATGGCTTCGTGTACGGAGGGATCACGTATCGTTTGCCCGAGTATTATGAGGTCGAAGACCTGCGCGTGTCGGGACCGCGCGGCGTCGAATACATTCACGCCATCGCGACCTCGCGTTGGGACGGACTGCGCTACGGAGTCCGCGGTCGCAGCTATCACCTCGGCATATCCCCCATCACAGGCGACCCCTTCGTGGCCATCAACTCCATCAACGAGCGTATCGCGCATCCGCACGTTATCCGCGCGTCCGCGACCACCTGGTATTTTGTGGACGGCCTGGTCTGGTATCCCCGCTACATGTGTGGAAGCTGTCACCACAATGCGCGAGGTTTCGATCCCTACAACTCCTCATGCGGCAGATACGATGTGGTTGTAACGCACGGATACGATTACTGGTGGGGGTACGATTACTATCCCGCGCGTGTACACCTGCGTTTCGACGGCCCGTTCTGGCGCTTCGAACTCCGCGGACCCGGCGTGCGCAGACCGCATAGACACGGCTACCTCAATTGCGCGTGGGGATTCGGAAATTACCGGCCGCACGTCGTGCCGATCCGCCCGCACACACGCATCGTGCGTGTGGATCCGCGCATCGAAACACGTCGTGGATACGTCCGGAACTACGAACCCGTCACATACAGACAGACGCGCAGCCGCGATTACGGCACCACACGTTCGCGGAACGAGCGGATCCGCGACGAGGTGCCGGGAAGCGGTCGCGATCGTGACGGCAGTGGCGTCTCTACCCCCGGGAATACACGCGACCGTGTGCGCAGCGACGGGACAACGCGCGACCGCGTCGACCGCGCCGGCACCGAAAACGACCGCGCACGCGTTCAGGATGAACAAATACGGACTGAGACCGACCGTTCCCGCACGAACGATGGACAGTTGCAAAGTGAGAGAGAGCGCGTCCGGGAAGAACAGGCACGGCAGGAAAGTGCGAGAGCGCGCGACGAGCAGCTCCGCACCGAGAGAGAACGGACGCGTGCCCGCGAAGAGCAGACACGTCTCGAGAACGAACGGGCGCGTGCTCGCACGGAGGAAGTGCGTATCCAAAACGAACGGGCGCGCGAGGAACGCGTACGCGAGGAACGGGTGCGTGAGGAACGGGTGCGTGAGGAAAGGGCACGTGAGGAACGGGTGCGCGAGGAACGGGCACGCCAGGAACGGGCACGCGAGGAGAGGGCACGTGAGGAACGGGTGCGCGAGGAGAGGGCACGTGAGGAAAGGGTGCGCGAGGAACGGGCACGCCAGGAACGGGCAAGAGCCGAATCAGTCGATGTCCCCTCCTCGCGAGGCAGAGACGAGTCTGTGCGAGACAGAAGCTCCTCGCCCCGTGTCGAGGCGCCTGCGTCGAACACCAACACACGCACACGCGACGACGGCGCCCCGGGCGGACGTTCGCAGAGAAGCAGATGA
- a CDS encoding DUF4783 domain-containing protein, whose protein sequence is MRIRWTIAPLLLVYLWTQATVGMASGTGSDSLRIFQAVDEQGARQSLTAIGEALAHGDTKGLQRYFSGKVFLTLPTGENGYYSGEQSFFILRNFLSVHMPFAFEFTTTNVSSESVYGVGALKYTKRGQRGTAQVFVSLAASDRGWRINQITIAQR, encoded by the coding sequence ATGAGGATTCGATGGACGATAGCGCCACTCTTGCTCGTGTACCTGTGGACACAGGCCACCGTTGGCATGGCAAGCGGCACGGGCTCTGATTCGCTCCGCATCTTCCAGGCCGTCGACGAACAGGGAGCCCGACAATCTCTGACCGCGATCGGGGAAGCATTGGCACATGGCGACACAAAGGGATTGCAGCGATATTTTTCGGGCAAAGTATTCCTGACGCTCCCCACCGGTGAAAACGGATATTACAGCGGCGAGCAGAGCTTCTTCATCCTCAGGAATTTCCTCTCCGTTCACATGCCGTTTGCTTTCGAATTCACAACCACCAACGTGTCGTCGGAGAGTGTGTACGGCGTCGGTGCGCTGAAATACACGAAGCGCGGACAACGCGGCACGGCGCAGGTGTTTGTGTCACTTGCCGCCTCCGATCGCGGCTGGCGGATCAACCAGATCACAATCGCGCAGCGCTGA